A stretch of DNA from Rhodococcus sp. NBC_00297:
GGAGCGGGCCCGGACCCGGCGGACCTGGTGCGCCGCATCGCCGATGCCGCGACCGAGCTCACCCATCGGGTGGGATCGGCCCCGCATGCAGTGTGTGTCGCCGTACCCGGTCTCGTGCGGTCGGCCGACGGTCTCGTGCGCGTCGCACCCAACCTCGGCTGGACCGACGTTCCGCTCGGTCGTCTGATCGGTGAGGCGGTCGGGGTGCGGTGCATCGTCGCCAACGAGTCTGATCTGGGAGTGGTCGCGGAACACACCCGCGGATGCGCCCGCGGCGTGGACGACGTGGTCTACCTCTTCGCGGAGTTCGGTGTGGGTGCCGGAATACTCAGCGCCGGATCACTTCTCGGCGGTTCCGGTGGCTACGCCGGCGAGGTGGGACACATGCGGACCGCCGCAGGCGGGGGCCTCTGCAGCTGCGGAAGCAACGGGTGCTGGGAGCTGTCCGTCGGGCAGGACGCACTGCGCCGGGCACTCGCGATGCCGGAACCCGCGACGCCGTCCGCGATCGGGCGCGCACTGGCCGACGTCGCCGCCGCCGGGGGTGCCCTGCCGGAGAGCTACATCGAGGCACTGGAGACGGGCGTCTGCACCATCGTCACGATGGTGGACCCCCGCGTCGTCGTGTTCGGCGGCCTCTTCGCCGACGTTCTCCGGGTGCCCTCGGCGATGGCACGCATCACCGAGGGCGTGGGGGAGTGCCTGGTCGGACGCCAGCACGGGGTGGAACTGCACGTCTCGGGCCTGGGTCGGCGGATCTCGGTGATCGGTGCCGCCGAGCTGGCCTTCGCCGAGGTGCTGCAGCGGCTGTAGTGGGCCTTCGGCCCCCGTGAGCCTTGTGCGTGTCCAGGGATGCGCACAAGGCTCACGGGCGTCAGCGCACCGACGACTCCACGGTGGCGCGGGCTCCGCGAGTGTGCAGGGAGTCGAGAGCCGACGTGTAGGCGTCGACGAAGCGCGGATCGTCCACCAGATCCC
This window harbors:
- a CDS encoding ROK family protein — its product is MTGRPARSALVRSVHLGGARTRAELAEDLSLNRSTVKTLVDDLVADGLVSEHPSSGGGAGRPSLVVDPIPSAAWVLAVDAAVDWLSVSAIGWGAAVLADLDYEAGAGPDPADLVRRIADAATELTHRVGSAPHAVCVAVPGLVRSADGLVRVAPNLGWTDVPLGRLIGEAVGVRCIVANESDLGVVAEHTRGCARGVDDVVYLFAEFGVGAGILSAGSLLGGSGGYAGEVGHMRTAAGGGLCSCGSNGCWELSVGQDALRRALAMPEPATPSAIGRALADVAAAGGALPESYIEALETGVCTIVTMVDPRVVVFGGLFADVLRVPSAMARITEGVGECLVGRQHGVELHVSGLGRRISVIGAAELAFAEVLQRL